Proteins co-encoded in one Paraburkholderia edwinii genomic window:
- a CDS encoding D-alanine--D-alanine ligase, producing MSSSFNPKDFGKVAVLLGGESAEREVSLNSGRLVLQGLREAGIDAYPFDPSERPLAALKEEGFVRAFNALHGGYGENGQIQGALDFYGIRYTGSGVLGSALGLDKFRTKLVWQQLGVPTPPFEAVLRGDDYAARAKDIVAKLGLPLFVKPASEGSSVAVIKVKAADALVAALEEAAKYDTIIVVEKSIEGGGEYTACVCGDLDLPVIRIVPAGEFYDYRAKYIANDTQYLIPCGLAPAVETHLKALSRRAFDVLGCTDWGRADFMMDAEGNPYFLEVNTAPGMTDHSLPPKAARAVGISYSELVVKILSLTLKD from the coding sequence ATGAGCAGCAGTTTTAATCCGAAGGACTTCGGCAAGGTGGCAGTGCTGCTCGGCGGTGAGTCCGCCGAGCGCGAAGTGTCGCTGAATTCCGGCCGCCTCGTGTTGCAGGGCCTGCGCGAAGCCGGTATCGACGCGTATCCGTTCGACCCGTCCGAGCGGCCCCTCGCGGCACTGAAAGAGGAAGGCTTCGTGCGCGCATTCAATGCGCTGCACGGCGGCTATGGCGAGAACGGCCAGATTCAGGGCGCGCTCGATTTTTACGGCATCCGTTATACGGGCAGCGGCGTGCTCGGCTCGGCGCTCGGGCTCGACAAGTTCCGCACGAAGCTCGTCTGGCAGCAGCTCGGCGTGCCGACGCCGCCGTTCGAAGCGGTGCTGCGCGGCGACGACTATGCCGCGCGCGCGAAAGACATCGTCGCGAAGCTCGGCTTGCCGCTCTTCGTGAAGCCGGCGAGCGAAGGCTCGAGCGTCGCCGTGATCAAGGTGAAAGCGGCTGATGCGCTGGTCGCGGCGCTCGAGGAAGCGGCGAAGTACGACACGATCATCGTGGTCGAGAAGAGCATCGAAGGCGGCGGCGAGTACACGGCGTGCGTATGCGGCGATCTCGATCTGCCGGTCATCCGCATCGTGCCGGCCGGCGAGTTCTACGACTACCGCGCGAAGTACATCGCGAACGACACGCAGTATCTGATTCCGTGCGGTCTCGCGCCGGCCGTCGAAACGCATCTGAAGGCGCTGTCGCGCCGCGCGTTCGACGTGCTCGGCTGTACCGACTGGGGCCGTGCCGATTTCATGATGGACGCGGAAGGCAACCCGTATTTCCTGGAAGTGAACACGGCGCCGGGCATGACCGATCACTCGCTGCCGCCGAAAGCGGCGCGCGCGGTCGGCATCAGCTATTCGGAGCTGGTCGTGAAGATCCTGTCGCTGACGCTGAAAGACTAA